In Nocardioides daphniae, the DNA window AGACCGCGGCCGCTGAGCTCCAGTTCGAGGTTGCCGCGCGGCTGCGCGACGAGATCAGCGAGCTCAAGAAGGAGCTGCGCCAGATGATGGAGGCCACGAAGTGACAGCGATCGAGTTCCAGGTGACGTTCGACGCCCACGACCCCGGTCGGCAGGCCCTCTTCTGGGCCGAGGCCCTCGGCTACCGGCTCCAGCCGCCGCCCGGCGACTTCACCTCGTGGGACGACGCGCTCGATGCCTGGGGCGTCCCGCCCGAGGCGCGCAACTCCCGCTCCGCCATCGTGCCTGAGGAGGGGGAGAGCGGCCCGCGGGTCTTCTTCCAGCAGGTCCCGGAGGAGAAGTCGGTGAAGAACAGGGTCCACCTCGACCTGCGGGTGGCGCCCGGACTCTCCGGGGACGACCGGGCTGCTGCCCACGAGGAGGCTGCGGAGAGGCTGGTCGCGGCTGGTGCCACCGTCGTACGCCGGGTGCCGCCCTCCCAGGAGATGGGCGACGGGAGCTTCATCGTCATGGCCGACCCCGAGGGCAACGAGTTCTGCCTGGACTGACGGCTCGTCGCGAGGGGCTGGGGCTCGGCGGGTCCGTGATCTAGGGTGACCTGCATCACAGCCGAGCCTGCGGGGTGCACGTTGGACGTTGTCGAGACGGACCTGTTGATCATCGGCGCGGGGCCGACCGGGCTCTTCGCGACCTACTACGCGGGGTTCCGCGGGCTGCGGGTCGTGCTGGTCGACTCCCTTCCGGAGCTGGGCGGTCAGATCACCGCCATGTACCCGGAGAAGCGGATCGCCGACGTGGCCGGCTTCCCGGCGGTGAAGGGCCGCGACCTGGTGGAGGGCCTGGTTGCCCAGGCCAGCACGGCCGGTGCCACCCACCTCCTGGAGCGCACCGCGTTGTCGCTCACCCAGGAGGCCGACTCCGTCTCCGTGGGGCTCGACGACGGCACCACGGTGCGGGCCGCAGCCGTCCTGGTGACCGCCGGCATCGGCACCTTCACCCCGCGGCCGCTGCCGGTCGGCCCGGAGTGGGTGGGCCGGGGCGTCGAGTACTTCGTGCCGGACTTCGAGCCGTACCGGAGCAAGGACGTCGTGGTCGTCGGGGGAGGCGACAGTGCCTTCGACTGGGCCGAGCACCTCGAGCCGCTGGCATCCTCGGTGACCCTCGTGCACCGACGGGACGCGTTCCGCGCCCACGAGCGTACGGTCGCGGCCGTGCGGGCCTCGTCGGTGCGGATCCTGACGAAGGCCCAGGTGGTCGAGATCAGCGGCGGCGACGCGGTCAAGGCCGTGGTGGTGCGCACCGACGACGGCGTCGAGGAGGTCCTTCCGTGCCAGGCCGTCGTCGCCGCGCTCGGCTTCGTGGCTGACCTGGGGCCCATCCAGACCTGGGGGCTGGAGACGGCCAAGCGGCACGTGGTCGTCGACAGCTCCATGCGGACCTCCCTCGAGCGGGTCTTCGCCGCCGGTGACATCACCGACTACCCGGGCAAGGTGCGCCTCATCGCCGTGGGCTTCGGGGAGGCAGCAACCGCGGTCAACAACGCCGCCGTCGTGATCGACCCGTCGGCCCACGTCTTCCCCGGTCACTCCAGCGAGGCATGACGCCCTGTGAGTCTCCCCACGCGTGCCGCGTGGAACAGTACGCGGGTCAGGTCCGTTCACTGGCGACAGAGAAGTTACCGAGGTGACGCGTGGTACAAACGCGGGTCACCAATCAGGAAGGCCGAGACCTTGCGCGTTGCACTGCTCTCCTACCGCAGCAAGCCCCACGTCGGCGGCCAGGGCATCTACCTGCGCCACCTGAGCCGTGAGCTCGTGGCGCTGGGGCACGAGGTCGAGGTCTTCTCGGGCCAGCCGTACCCGATCCTCGACGAGGGTGTGAAGCTCACCAAGGTGCCTTCGCTCGACCTCTACCGCGAGCCCGACCCGTTCCGGGTCCCCAAGCTCAAGGAGTTCCGCGACCTGATCGACGTCGAGGAGTTCCTGACCATGTGCACCGCCGGCTTCCCCGAGCCGAGGACCTTCAGCAAGCGCGTGGCGCGCCTCCTCAAGGACCGCGTCGACGACTTCGACGTCGTCCACGACAACCAGGTGCTGGGTGACGGGATGCTCGCCATCGAGAAGATGGGGCTGCCACTCGTCACGACGCTGCACCACCCGATCACGTTCGACCGCCGGGTCGAGCTCGCGACCGCGCCGACGCTGCGCAAGAAGCTCTCGTTGCGCCGCTGGTACGGCTTCCTGCGGATGCAGGGCCGCGTGGCCCGCCAGGCGCGCAAGATCCTCACCCCGTCGGAGTCCTCGAAGCGCGACATCGCCACTGACTTCGGCGTCGACCCCGCCCGGATGCAGGTGATCCTGCTCGGCGTCGAGGACTCGTTCGTCCCCCCGACGACTCCACGGGTCCCCGGGCGGATCCTGGCCATGGCCAGCGCCGACGCCCCGATGAAGGGGATCTCCACGCTCCTCGAGGCGTTCGCGAAGCTGCGCACGGAGCGGGACCTGTCCCTGGTCCTGGTCACCAAGCCCGCCCCGGGCGGCCGCACGGAGCAGCTGATCGAGACCCTCGGCATCGGTGAGCACGTGAGCTTCGTCAGCGGCGTCTCCGACGCCGAGCTCGTGGAGCTCATGGGCTCTGCCGAGCTGGCCTGCGTCCCCTCCCTGTACGAGGGCTTCTCGCTCCCCACCGCCGAGCTCATGGCCTGCGCCACCCCGCTCGTCGTCTCCCGCGCTGGCGCCATCCCCGAGGTCGTCGGCGAGGACGGAGAGTGTGCCGACCTGGTCACCCCCGGTGACGTCGGCGAGCTGACCCACGCCATCGCCGCCCTGCTGGACGACCCCGAGCGGCGGGCCCGGATGGGCGCTGCCGGACGCCAGCGGGTGCTCGACATGTTCAGCTGGCGCGCGGTCGCGCAGAAGACCGCCGCTGCCTACGAAGAAGTGATCAACGACTACCGGGCCGAGAAGGCCCAGGGGGGTGACGTGCTGACCGTTGACTTCGACCGACTCGGTCTCAAGGCGGGCGACCGCGTGCTCGACATGGGCTGTGGCGCCGGTCGCCACGCCTTCGAGATGTACCGCCGCGGCGGCGACGTGATCGCTTTCGACCAGGACGCCGCAGAGCTGGAGAACGTCCGCAACCTCTTCGTCGCGATGAAGGAGGCGGGCGAGGTCCCCGAGGGCGCCGAGGCTGACGTCAAGGAGGGCGACGCGCTCGCGCTGCCCTTCGCCGACGGTGAGTTCGACCGCGTCGTCGCGGCCGAGGTGCTGGAGCACATCCCCGCCGACATCCAGGCGATCCAGGAGCTCGTACGCGTGCTCCGGCCCGGCGGCACCCTGGCGGTCTCGGTGCCCCGCTGGCTGCCCGAGGTGATCAACTGGAAGCTCTCCGACGACTACCACAACGTCGAGGGCGGCCACATCCGCATCTACACGGACAAGGAGCTCATCGACAAGATCTCCAAGGCCGGCCTCAACTTCACGGGCAAGGACTACGCCCACGGCCTGCACGCGCCGTACTGGTGGATCAAGTGCGCGGTCGGCGTCAACAACGACGACCACCCGCTCGCCAAGGCCTACCACAAGCTCCTGGTCTGGGAGATCATGAAGCAGCCGAAGGTGCTGCAGCTGGCCGGCAAGGTCCTGGACCCGATGATCGGCAAGAGCATGGTCCTCTACTTCACGAAGCCGCTCAGCGCCTGATGGCCCACCTCATCCCCGAGGTACCAGGCGTCCTGACGGCCGACCAGGTCGCGCAGACCGCGGCCTCGATCGCCGCCATGCAGGAGCCTTCGGGCGCCGTGCCGTGGACGCCGGGTGACAAGGTCGACGTGTGGAACCACGTCGAGGCCGCCATGGCCATGCTCGTCGGTGGGCAGGTCGAGGCCGCGGAACGCGCGTACGAGTGGGTGCTCCGTACCCAGCGGGCAGACGGCTCCTGGCCGATGAAGATCGTCGCTGGCACCGTCGAGGACCACAGTGGCGAGACGAACATGTCCGCCTACCTCGCCGTCGGCGTCTGGCACCACTGGCTGGTACGCCGTGACCGCGCCTTCGTCGACCGCTTCTGGCCGGCCGTGCGCGCCGGCCTGGACTGGGTCGTCTCCCTGCAGCTTCCGTCGGGCGGCATCGCCTGGTCGCAGGAGTGGGCGGAGGGCCGCCCGGCCCGCATCAACACCGACGCGCTGCTCGCCGGCTCGTCGTCGATCCACCACGCCCTGGCTGCCGGCTGCGCGTTGGCAGACCTCCTCGAGGACCCGCAGCCCGAGTGGGAGTTCGCCGGTGCCCGTCTGGCGCACGCCCTGCGCGACCACCGTGACCTCTTCCTGGACAAGTCCGAGTTCTCGATGGACTGGTACTACCCGGTGCTCGGCGGTGCCGTGCGGGGCGAGGCGGCCGAGGCCCTCCTGAAGGAGCGGTGGGACGTGTTCGTCGAGGAGGGGCTCGGCATCCGGTGCGTCCGGGAGAACCCCTGGGTCACCGGGGCCGAGACCTGTGAGCTGGTGATGGCCTTGGAGGCCAACGGCGACCGGGACCGCGCCCTGCAGCTCTTCGCCGACATGCAGCACCTGCGCCACGAGAACGGCAGCTACTGGACCGGCTGGGTCTTCCCCGACCAGGTCAACTGGCCGGGCGAGCAGACCACGTACACGGCTGCGGCCGTGATCCTGGCGGCCGACCAGCTGTCCCGGACGACGCCGGGCTCGGACATCATGCGCGGTGAGACGCTCGTGACGTTCGGGGACCTGGGTGCCCGGTGCTGTGGATCAGCCGACGCCCGCAGTGTCGCCGGCGTCTCCTGACGTCCGTCGCAGCACCCGCATCGACCCCAGGCGCTCGTCCTCGGTGAAGCAGCCGCCCTCCAGCGCGCGCAGGAACACGTGGTACGGCGGCTGGCCCCCGTCGGCGGGGTCGGCGAAGACGTCGTGGATGACGAGCAGTCCTCCGGCCATCACCCAGTTGGCCCAGCCGGTGTAGTCGTTCTGCGCGTGCTCCTCGGAGTGGCCGCCGTCGATGAAGAGCAGGGAGAGCGGGGTGCGCCAGTGGCGTGCGACGGTGGTCGACTGCCCCACCACGGCGACGACGTGGTCCTCGAGTCCTGCGTCCTCGATCGTGCGGCGGAAGAACGGCAGGGTGTCCATGCGGCCGGTCCGTGGGTCGACCACCTCGGTGTCGTGGTGCTCCCAGCCCGCCTGGTTCTCCTCGCTGCCGTGGTGGTGGTCGACGGTGAAGACCGTCCCACCGACCTGCGCGGCAGCCGCCCCGAGGTAGACGGCCGACTTGCCGCAGTAGGTGCCGACCTCCAGCGCGGGACCCAGCGGCAGCTGCTCCAGGGCACGTCGGTGCAGGAGCAGCCCTTCGTCCTCGGGCATGAAGCCCTTGGCAGCGAGCGCGTGGTCGAGCAGGGCGGGCGGCATCGTCGAGGTCACTGCGCCATTGTTCCCAACGGCTCGTCGGGCACGGAGTCGGGTCCCGCCACGTGCCGACGCCGGTGCCAGGTCAGGTAGTTGGCGAGGGCCCGCACCATGTGCGACGTGCGGGTGGTGTTGAAGAGGTCGAAGGCGTGCTGGCGCCCGCCTCGGCGTACACGACGTGGGCCCTGGACCGTCGCTTCAGCGCCTCGACGAAGAGCCGCGCCTGACCCACGTCGACCAGTGAGTCGGCGGCGCCGTGGACCACGAAGAAGTCGGGGGCACAGTCGTTGATCCGCAGGATGGGGGAGCCTGCCTCGAAGAGCTCAGGCTCGGCGTCGTAGGAGCGCAGAAGGACCCGTGGCCCGAGGAACCGGTCACGCATCGCGATCGCACTGCGCAACCCGGTGGCGCCGGCGAAGTCGTAGACGCCGTAGATCGGTGCCGCCGCCTGGACGCTCGTGTCCGCGTCCTCGAAGCCGGGCTGGAACTCGGGAGCGTTGGGCGTGAGCGCAGCGAGGGAGGCGAGGTGTCCGCCCGCGGAGCCGCCGGTCACGACGACGTAGTCGGGGTCGCCGCCGTACTCCGCGACGTGCTCCTTGATCCAGGCGATCGCCCTCTTGACGTCGATGATCTGGGCCGGGAAGGGGGCGCGGGGGCGAGGCGGTAGTTGATCGCCACGCAGACCCAGCCGAGGGAGGCCATGTGCTGCATCAGCGGCACCCCTTGGTTCTCCTTCGCGCCGATGGTCCACCCGCCACCGTGGACCTGGAGCAGGACCGGGGCATGAGACGCAGGAGGATCGGTCGGCAGGTAGAGGTCGAGC includes these proteins:
- a CDS encoding class I SAM-dependent methyltransferase; translation: MTSTMPPALLDHALAAKGFMPEDEGLLLHRRALEQLPLGPALEVGTYCGKSAVYLGAAAAQVGGTVFTVDHHHGSEENQAGWEHHDTEVVDPRTGRMDTLPFFRRTIEDAGLEDHVVAVVGQSTTVARHWRTPLSLLFIDGGHSEEHAQNDYTGWANWVMAGGLLVIHDVFADPADGGQPPYHVFLRALEGGCFTEDERLGSMRVLRRTSGDAGDTAGVG
- a CDS encoding VOC family protein encodes the protein MTAIEFQVTFDAHDPGRQALFWAEALGYRLQPPPGDFTSWDDALDAWGVPPEARNSRSAIVPEEGESGPRVFFQQVPEEKSVKNRVHLDLRVAPGLSGDDRAAAHEEAAERLVAAGATVVRRVPPSQEMGDGSFIVMADPEGNEFCLD
- a CDS encoding prenyltransferase, with amino-acid sequence MAHLIPEVPGVLTADQVAQTAASIAAMQEPSGAVPWTPGDKVDVWNHVEAAMAMLVGGQVEAAERAYEWVLRTQRADGSWPMKIVAGTVEDHSGETNMSAYLAVGVWHHWLVRRDRAFVDRFWPAVRAGLDWVVSLQLPSGGIAWSQEWAEGRPARINTDALLAGSSSIHHALAAGCALADLLEDPQPEWEFAGARLAHALRDHRDLFLDKSEFSMDWYYPVLGGAVRGEAAEALLKERWDVFVEEGLGIRCVRENPWVTGAETCELVMALEANGDRDRALQLFADMQHLRHENGSYWTGWVFPDQVNWPGEQTTYTAAAVILAADQLSRTTPGSDIMRGETLVTFGDLGARCCGSADARSVAGVS
- a CDS encoding glycosyltransferase, which encodes MRVALLSYRSKPHVGGQGIYLRHLSRELVALGHEVEVFSGQPYPILDEGVKLTKVPSLDLYREPDPFRVPKLKEFRDLIDVEEFLTMCTAGFPEPRTFSKRVARLLKDRVDDFDVVHDNQVLGDGMLAIEKMGLPLVTTLHHPITFDRRVELATAPTLRKKLSLRRWYGFLRMQGRVARQARKILTPSESSKRDIATDFGVDPARMQVILLGVEDSFVPPTTPRVPGRILAMASADAPMKGISTLLEAFAKLRTERDLSLVLVTKPAPGGRTEQLIETLGIGEHVSFVSGVSDAELVELMGSAELACVPSLYEGFSLPTAELMACATPLVVSRAGAIPEVVGEDGECADLVTPGDVGELTHAIAALLDDPERRARMGAAGRQRVLDMFSWRAVAQKTAAAYEEVINDYRAEKAQGGDVLTVDFDRLGLKAGDRVLDMGCGAGRHAFEMYRRGGDVIAFDQDAAELENVRNLFVAMKEAGEVPEGAEADVKEGDALALPFADGEFDRVVAAEVLEHIPADIQAIQELVRVLRPGGTLAVSVPRWLPEVINWKLSDDYHNVEGGHIRIYTDKELIDKISKAGLNFTGKDYAHGLHAPYWWIKCAVGVNNDDHPLAKAYHKLLVWEIMKQPKVLQLAGKVLDPMIGKSMVLYFTKPLSA
- a CDS encoding NAD(P)/FAD-dependent oxidoreductase; this translates as MDVVETDLLIIGAGPTGLFATYYAGFRGLRVVLVDSLPELGGQITAMYPEKRIADVAGFPAVKGRDLVEGLVAQASTAGATHLLERTALSLTQEADSVSVGLDDGTTVRAAAVLVTAGIGTFTPRPLPVGPEWVGRGVEYFVPDFEPYRSKDVVVVGGGDSAFDWAEHLEPLASSVTLVHRRDAFRAHERTVAAVRASSVRILTKAQVVEISGGDAVKAVVVRTDDGVEEVLPCQAVVAALGFVADLGPIQTWGLETAKRHVVVDSSMRTSLERVFAAGDITDYPGKVRLIAVGFGEAATAVNNAAVVIDPSAHVFPGHSSEA